Part of the Spiroplasma sp. BIUS-1 genome, CCGTATTAAAAAATATAACATTTAATCTTGAAAAAGGAAAGTGTTATGGTATTTTTGGTAATAATGGTGTTGGTAAAACAACCCTAACCAAGATAGTTTTTAATGAAATTATTGCAGACTCTGGTGAAATAACTTTGGATGAAGTAAATCAAAAAGAAATTGACTATTTAAAATGATATTTTTTTGTTGAAAACAATGAACTACCAGCAGATATTAGTGTAATTAGTTACATAAAAATTATTATGAATACTCATAATATAAAAAATAGTGATTTAAATTACAATATAGAAACTTTTAAAAGTTTTTTAGATATAAATTTAATTAAAAATACCTTGATTAAAAAAATATCTGCAGGTCAAAAAAAGCTTTTATCATTATTTATTATGGTCTTGTTAAAACCAAAAGTTATTTTTTTTGATGAACCAACAGCTAATTTAGATATTGCGAATAAAGATTTATTGCTAAAAGTTATTCAGCAAACAATTGGTCCAGAAACATATGTTATTATAATCACTCATTTAATTGAAGAGGTAAAAGATTTAATCGATCATATAATAATTATTGATGATGGTGAAGTAACCTATGATAAAAAATATGATAAACAAGAGAATATTACAAAAATATTTAGAGAAAATACAAAAAATTTAAATAAAGATATTGAAAAAATAATGGGGGTAAGTAATGCTTAAAATTGGTGA contains:
- a CDS encoding ATP-binding cassette domain-containing protein, coding for MIKINKINKKFGEKTVLKNITFNLEKGKCYGIFGNNGVGKTTLTKIVFNEIIADSGEITLDEVNQKEIDYLKWYFFVENNELPADISVISYIKIIMNTHNIKNSDLNYNIETFKSFLDINLIKNTLIKKISAGQKKLLSLFIMVLLKPKVIFFDEPTANLDIANKDLLLKVIQQTIGPETYVIIITHLIEEVKDLIDHIIIIDDGEVTYDKKYDKQENITKIFRENTKNLNKDIEKIMGVSNA